GACGTTCGCCCTGCACTGTTGGGTTAGTCTATCTTCGTAATCATAGTTGGATTTACAACGGCTGGCACTGATGAGGCAGGCTTCGCGATCAATCCTGCATTGGTTTTCCGCCTCACCGACTGTTTGGAGAAGCATCACTGGGATCGCAACATTGGACGCTTTGGTGGAGTTTCCCGACGATGAGGCAGGAAACAAGCTGAAACCTAGGGCGATGATGGCAGCAAGAGGTCCACCAAATCTAGTTCCGAAGTGCATTCCGATCCCCCCTTCCGCGGATCTAGCACAATTAGCCCATCTTGGCATGTATGAAATGTGAATGCCAATTGGCCGATTAGTTTTCAGTTCACTTTTGCGCCCATAACAGAAGTCAGTTTGAAGCAGCACATGAGACAGGTTTCTATTCGCTTTAAAAATCCATTAGAAACGCAAACTCAACCCGGCATTGAGTGATATCGCTTCCGGCCCGACAAACCCCAATGTCTGGGTTGCAGAAAGGTTTAGCCGCAGATTTTCTGAAAGCCCGAAAGAGGCCGATCCACCGACTTCCATCCAGACGTCTCCTTCGCCAGGAGCATTACGGATCGCCGCAAGCTGCGCGACCCTTTCGCCTCCGGTTCCGGGAGAAAACACGGTGCTGTTGCTGCTCGCCACGATGGCAATATAGGGTCCAGCGCTATGGGCCGCAGATTCTCCGAACAGATGAACGTAGCTAAAAGCTAGAGATCCACTGAAACCGTCCTCGCGTTCTTCGACGGTCAACAGCCTGCCATTGGGTGCGGTTGCCAGCCGGCCAATATCGACACTGTCATAATCTACCGACACCGAAGGTGAGAAAAAGCCATATTCGCCCACCGGAATATCATAGGTCAGTGTTAGTCCTGCGCCGAAAATCTGGCCGCTGCTGTCCACCAGAACGGGCGTATCTTCACTGCCGAGACTTTCGGTATCAAATTTGCGGCGCCCCAATGAAACGCGCCCGCCAAAACTGACCGCATTCAAGCGAATGCCGCCAAACAGGGTTATCTGTTGTGTTCGTGCCGGGACTGTCCGCAAAAACCCTTGAGTCGCGGTCGGATCGGTAAAACTTGCCGCGATACCAATATAGGCATCGCCAATTTCGCGCGTTACAGATCCTGCAATATACGACTGATCGTCACTATCGCCGATCATAGTTGTGCCGCCGGATATCCCAATTTCCCATCGATTATCCTGTGTTTGCTCCGCGGCAAAAACAGGCGTGGAAACCGCCCATATCAGCCCGGCCAGACAGATATTTCTCATAATATTCCCCCTAAAAATCATACAACTATGATGGGAAAACGCGGCAACACGCAAAACCCTTCAAAAAAATTCGAAGGGTTTTAAGACTTGGCGCGTATTATGGGTATTAAGGGGCGAAAAGCCGCGCAGGCGGAGTGGGATATTTGGAGACGGCAAAGGCGATAGACGGTCAGGATGACGATGCGCTTATGCGCAGCATCCGCGCGCGCGATTCTGAAGCGTTGCGCAATGTCGCTGATCTTTATGCCGAAATTCCGTTTCGCATAGGTTGCCGCATGCTCGCTGATCCAGTGGAGGCAGAAGATATCGCGCAAGAAACGCTGCTTCGTCTGTGGAACCATGCGGATCGCTGGGTGGAAGGTGGTCCGGGCATTGCCGCCTGGCTCAGCCGTGTTGGGACCAACTTGTGCATAGACAGGCTGCGCAAGGCACGCCGCCAAAGCAGTGATGAGGCCCCTGATCGCGCCGACGAAACGCCACTTGCGGACGCGGCAATAGAAAGTGATGAAGTGAAACAAGCGGTAATCGAATGTATAGGCGACCTTCCCGAACGGCAGCGGGCGTCGATCATTCTCACCTATTATGAACAGCTTTCCAATCAGTTGGCCGCCGACAGTCTGGATATGAACATTAAGGCGTTCGAGTCACTGCTCTACCGTGCGCGCGGCATATTGAAAGACTGTGTCGAAGGCAAAGGCGTGGTCAAAGATGATGCGGGAAGGATGTGTCTATGATGAGTGCATCTGCCAACGCCTTTTCCCCCACGATGCGCGCGGCGCTGGATCATTATGATGTGCCAGCGTTACCTAGCGGTTTTGCCGACCGTCTGGTTGCCCGGGTAGAATCCGAAGCCAGCGGAAAGCCGGCCGTTCACAAAAGTGCGCAGCCGCGTCGTCGCTCCCCAAGCCCCTGGCGCCGTGCTGGACGCTGGGTGGGTTCGGTTGCCACCGTCGGGCTTATGTCCGCAACCGCCGCAGCGATGGGGCTTTTAGGCGAGCCTGTCGAGGTGCCGGTTATTTCCGATATCGCCCGAAACCTAGATATAGTTGTCAAGCCGGAGCCCGCCGCCATTCCATTGGCGCGTAATGCAGAGTCGCCGGGATCAGGACAGCAGATTGAAAAATCAGAACCTATCGTAAAAGAAACCGCACTGACAGAAGGCCAGATAAACGCGCAAAATATGTTGGAACGGGTTACCGACGCACCCCGTTTCAAACAGCTGCGCCCGCGTCAAAAAGCAGCGGTACTAAAAGCAGCATCAAGAAAACTGATCCGTTCGGGCAAAGCCACGCCGGAAGAGCTGCGGTCCGCCGTCAAACAGGTTCGTGCAGAACGGCAAACCAATAGAACGCAAACGCGAGCCGAGCGCATAAGCGAAAAAATTCAGAACGCGACGCCGGTGCAAAAGGAAAGGCTGTTGGAGCGGATCGAGGCACTACCGCCTGAACGGCAAGCTATCGCAAAAGAACGATTGGCCGGTATATTGGCCGAGCAGCAAACCTCTTCATCTGAGCCTCTGTCGCTCGCGCCCTCTGAACCAGCAGAACAAACCACGACATCCATTGAGGCCGCGGAGCCTGTAGTGACGCCTGAAATCAACGCCGACGATGTCATGACCGACGATTCCACACTTTCGTCAACACCGGCGGCGGCGATTCCGGTTGCGCCGCGGCGATTGGAACAATTGCGCGATCGCTATCTGCAGGCAACACCAGCCGAACGCGCTCGCATGCGCGAACGTGCCAAACAGATTCGCAAGTCCGCGAAGCCGCGTCCGAACCTGAAGGAACGCCGCGCGCAGATACGTCGCCGCCGCAATTAGGCTGGTCATAAAATTTTTCGAAGGGTTTTCCGTTCTCAAGCGTTGAACAGACAGGAGCGGCAAAGAAGCTGCGACTGAATAGAGTATGGAGAGTAAAATGAAAAAGATCATGTTGTTACCCTTGGCTGCCTTGATAGTTGGTGGCCCGGCGCTGGCCGAACGCACCAAAACAGTTTCCGTGGACAATGACCGGGTCATCGGCACCAAGACTATTACCCGCGACGGTGCTGGCAATGTTGTCGTTGACGGTGATATCACCCGTAAATCGGATGGCGCAACTGCAAGCCACGACTATAATCGCACGCGTACCGAAGCGGGCTGGACGGCTAGTGGCCAACAGACCGATTTTAAAGGCCGGTCACGCGGCTTCGATTATCAACGCGACCGGACGGACAATGGTTTTGAAGCGAGCGGTTCGGCCTATAATCGTCGCGGTGATCAATATGACTATTCCGCTTATGGCACGCGCGGCGAGAATAGCCGCGAACGCGGCCGGACGGTGACCCGGAATGGTGATGTCGTTTATGATCGTCTGGACAATGCTTCGCGTGTCGACGGGAAGATCGTGCGCAATACGCAGGTGACGCGCGATCCCAGTTTCCGTCCGAAAAAGCGGATAAAACCATTGCGCGTCAAGAACCCAAAACCACGGAGATTTCGCCACGATCGCTAGATCGCCGAAATAAACTGCGGCTGGCACTAATCCTTTCACTCAATCGGCCAGCCGCAGCTTTATTTTCCAGCTGAAAACAGGAGAGAGGCCATGAAACAGACGAATATCATGATCATTGCAGCCATTTTAATTCCCGCACCGGCGCTGGCCCAACAGGAAAGTGTTGAGGCAAATCCCGCGCAGGCTGTGGAATCCGGTATGCAGATTGGCGTCGAAACCGATTATCCGGAGAACAGATCAAGCGGCCCCAACTGGAAGAAGATAAACCGCAAACTCAATGCCCGTGCGAAAAATGCCATCGAAAACGGAGCAAGGCCGAAAGTTGTTCGCCAAAAATTGCAAGTTCATAAGCAGAAGCTGCGCCGCCGCTGGACTGCGTCCCAATAGATATGACTATCAATCAAAATCCCCCAACGGGACCAATACCTACGATGGTCCCGCATGCTTCAGGTGTGAAACAAAGTTCACAGCCAGAAGCCGACGAAGGGCATGACGAAAGTCATGCCCTTTTCGCTAATAGATTGGACCAGCAATTCCATTTCCGTAAAGCTTCCCAGAATTGTTTCCCTGCCGGCTGTCCCTCTTTTTCAATGAGTTAGCCCTTGGGTACCGCGATATTGCGGTAATAGTCACGCAGCACAAACCATGCCTTCTTGCGCCGACCTTCAGGTGAAGTTAGGCCCTTGCGGTTCCACAACTCCTGGAAACGACCATGCCATCGGCGAGGGGAACGGAAATCCTTCAACAGCCAAGGCGAAAGACCAACACAGTCCGGTGTCTCGGCAATGATTTTTAAGGTCTCTTCGTACAGCCACGCTTGATATTCCTCGGTCCACCGTTCTTCACGTGGTCCATGATTTCCATAGGGCGCGCCTGCACCAAATTCGGAAAACATCAATGGTTTGTCATAGCCATTGCGGAAAGATACTTGCTTAATTTCGCGGGGATCTCGTTTGCCATACCAGCCTTCATATTGATTGATCGCGACGACATCGAGATCCGCAGCAAGCTCGTCCTGTACGGTTATGATACTTTCGCCGTCGCGAACGCCGCCAACATCGACATTTTTGTTGAGCGCTGCCGTTACCAGTCGGGTAGGGTCGAAGCGCCGGACGTCGGCAATAACTGTTCGCAAGAAGCGCGTGCGCACGGGTGTTTGCGGTGTTTCATTTGCGACCGACCACATGACCACACTTGCCCGGTTGCTGTCGCGGCGGACGAGTTCTGCCATCATGCCGCGAGCCAAAGCCAGCGTACCTTTATCACTATAGTCGATTTCTTCCCAATAAACGGGAATTTCAGCCCATAGCATCAGCCCCATCTCGTCCGCGAGACGCGCGGTGTGAGCTGCATGAGGATAATGGGCCAACCTAACGAAATTACAACCCAGCGCCTTTGCTTCGGCCAGAAGCGCACGTGCTTCCGCCTCGCTGACCGCGCGCTCGCCCTTTGCGCCGAATGCTTCTTCATGCATCGCAATACCGCGCAGGAATATCGATTTGCCGTTGAGCAGGACCTCACGCCCTCTCACTTCCACCACTCGGAACCCAATTTGTTCGATCGCTGTTTCGTTGCCGCAGGTGATGGTGAAATTGTAGAGATGGGGATCATCAGGTGACCATAGTTTCAGATTGTCCGGTGCGGGGGCAGACAGGGTAATCTTGCCATCTTCTCCTGCCGAGCCGGAAAGTGTCAAACCCAAGGCGGGGCAGTTGAGTTTAACTGATGTGCCAGCATCTCCATCGACTTCTATCGCAGCTTCTATCTGGCTATTACGCAAGGAAATGAAGCTGGACCGGATAAAGTTACGCGGCACCGACAGCAATGACACAGAACGCGTAATACCGCCGCAGTTTTTCCAATCGAAATCGAGGCCTGGCAATGTCTTCGGGCCGTGCCGGCTGTCAGCGCGAACCACCAGGCTGTGGGCAGTACCGGAACGGATGCAGTCGGTTACTTCGATCGAAAAGGGGGTGAAACCGCCCTCATGCCGACCGACAAGATTCCCATCAAGCCAGACTGTGGCAGCGTAATTTACCGCTTCGAAATGTAAGAAATGGCGTTTCTCTGCTTCGATCGGCGCGGTGAACAGACGGCGGAAATAAACCGGTCCCTCATAATAATCTAGCCGTTCTTCCGCATCGTTCCACGCGGCGGGCAGCATCATGCGCGGGCTACTGTTCCATTCATATTCGATCAGTCCGGTTGCCGGCGTTTCAATCGTGTTTTCCCAAAAATTGCGGCGGGCCTTGGGCTTGCGGCCAGCCACATCGAACGGATCGAGAATATAATGCCACGCGCCATCAAGCGACAAACGTTCCCGACCCTCCAGTACATGTAGCGCGCCGCTATTATTACTTATGATATCCTTCTCAACAGAGCTGGAAGGTTGCGCCGCCAGTTGGAACGGGATCGCTGTACCGAACAGAGCCACGCTTCCCAGCAAATGCCGACGTGATAGCTTCATGGTGATTTGCTTCCGGTCAAATGAGCATTTACATTTTCACCACGCAGATCACGCAAATAGAGCGCCATGAACCGGAGAGCGAAAGTGCTGCCTACGTCACGCTGGATCAATTGAGCCTTACCGCCGCCGGTTTTGTAACGTGTATTTATAACAGCGCCTGCGATGTTAGGATCGGCATGGTCTGGCGAAAAGCGGTTGGCTGCCAACCATTTGGCGGTCCGGTTTATCGCCTTGTCGAAACCGGTTTTGCCATAGTCACGCAAGCGCAACATCAAGATACCGTTAAACGCCACCGCCGACCCGGTGATTGAACCGCGCTGAGCCGTTCCATCAGTATTTAACCGATAATGGATCGTGCCATCTTTGGTGGCAATATCGCGGTAAAAAGTTGCAGTACGCTCTGCTCCATCCAGAAACCGATTGTCACTGGTCAGTGCATAAGCTTCAAGCAGCGCTTCGGCATTCCAGATGTTAAAGCGTGGATGGACGTTGCCAGTCTTGGGATCATTTGGCTCGAATTCCATCCACAAGCCATTGGCGTGCTGGCGAGCGAGCGCGAACTCGGCTTGTTCGAGGAACCGATCGCACCATAGGCGGTCCCCTGTATGGCGGCACATATCGGCAAACAGAAACCCTTCTATATTGGGCCGCGCCAATTCCTCGATCGGGGGAGAGCCGTAATCGACTCTTTGATCATACACCGCGCCTTGCTTGTGCGGATTCCAGTCGGTGACAACAACCCCGCGCGACGGATCAAATATGTTATAGAATAGCCCTTCGCCGCCTTTGACGCTATCCGGTACGCGCGTATTGCGCCACAGCCATTTGCCGGACCGGGTTGCGCTGTCGGCATAGCGCGGGTCGCCAGTTGCACGCGACAAAGCGAAAAGCCCTGGCGTACCATCGGCAATGGTCGTCCAGTTGAGTAGTGGTCCCAACCGGTTGCCATGAGCGGCATCGACGAGTCCTGCAAAAGGGTGCAGATCCTGATATTCAGTTGATATCCACCAGTCGCCGGCCCGTTTGGCTGCAGCTTCTAGCGAAGGATCATTCAGCAACGCAGCGCTTTCAACCAATCCCCAGATGGCTTGTCCGGTATGCCAGTGCGTTTCATAATCAGACCATTTGCCACTGACGAGGTCATAATCTGTTCGTCCCTTGCCCGACGGTTGAATCAGGACTGTCGAAACATAATGAGCCGTTTCCGCCATGGCTTGCCGGATGCTATGCTCGCGTTCCGATATATCAGCCTGATCATCCCGATGTGATTGGTTTTGCGCTTTAGCAAAAACCGGCGTGGCAATCAGAGCTGCGGCAACTATCCAAGAGTATATCTTCACATTATGGCTCCCAATTGCCAGGGAACGAATTCCATATCGCCAAATCCCAGAGCCTCAGATTTGCTTGGCGAACCCGATGCAATGGCAAGCATCATTTCGAAGATCTCAGCACCCATGTCATCGAGGCTGCGTCCATTGAGTACAGGCGAGCAATCAATATCCATATCCTCATCCATTCGTGCTGCCATGGCTTGGTTTGATGCGAGCTTGATGCACGGCGCGGGACGCGAACCAAAGACCGATCCACGTCCGGTGGTGAATGCCAGAATATTAGCGCCCGATGCCATCTGTCCGGTCGCCGAACAGGGATCGTAGCCGGGTGAATCCAT
This DNA window, taken from Parasphingorhabdus litoris DSM 22379, encodes the following:
- a CDS encoding autotransporter domain-containing protein, which encodes MRNICLAGLIWAVSTPVFAAEQTQDNRWEIGISGGTTMIGDSDDQSYIAGSVTREIGDAYIGIAASFTDPTATQGFLRTVPARTQQITLFGGIRLNAVSFGGRVSLGRRKFDTESLGSEDTPVLVDSSGQIFGAGLTLTYDIPVGEYGFFSPSVSVDYDSVDIGRLATAPNGRLLTVEEREDGFSGSLAFSYVHLFGESAAHSAGPYIAIVASSNSTVFSPGTGGERVAQLAAIRNAPGEGDVWMEVGGSASFGLSENLRLNLSATQTLGFVGPEAISLNAGLSLRF
- a CDS encoding sigma-70 family RNA polymerase sigma factor; translated protein: METAKAIDGQDDDALMRSIRARDSEALRNVADLYAEIPFRIGCRMLADPVEAEDIAQETLLRLWNHADRWVEGGPGIAAWLSRVGTNLCIDRLRKARRQSSDEAPDRADETPLADAAIESDEVKQAVIECIGDLPERQRASIILTYYEQLSNQLAADSLDMNIKAFESLLYRARGILKDCVEGKGVVKDDAGRMCL
- a CDS encoding glycoside hydrolase family 2 protein; this encodes MKLSRRHLLGSVALFGTAIPFQLAAQPSSSVEKDIISNNSGALHVLEGRERLSLDGAWHYILDPFDVAGRKPKARRNFWENTIETPATGLIEYEWNSSPRMMLPAAWNDAEERLDYYEGPVYFRRLFTAPIEAEKRHFLHFEAVNYAATVWLDGNLVGRHEGGFTPFSIEVTDCIRSGTAHSLVVRADSRHGPKTLPGLDFDWKNCGGITRSVSLLSVPRNFIRSSFISLRNSQIEAAIEVDGDAGTSVKLNCPALGLTLSGSAGEDGKITLSAPAPDNLKLWSPDDPHLYNFTITCGNETAIEQIGFRVVEVRGREVLLNGKSIFLRGIAMHEEAFGAKGERAVSEAEARALLAEAKALGCNFVRLAHYPHAAHTARLADEMGLMLWAEIPVYWEEIDYSDKGTLALARGMMAELVRRDSNRASVVMWSVANETPQTPVRTRFLRTVIADVRRFDPTRLVTAALNKNVDVGGVRDGESIITVQDELAADLDVVAINQYEGWYGKRDPREIKQVSFRNGYDKPLMFSEFGAGAPYGNHGPREERWTEEYQAWLYEETLKIIAETPDCVGLSPWLLKDFRSPRRWHGRFQELWNRKGLTSPEGRRKKAWFVLRDYYRNIAVPKG
- a CDS encoding AGE family epimerase/isomerase, giving the protein MKIYSWIVAAALIATPVFAKAQNQSHRDDQADISEREHSIRQAMAETAHYVSTVLIQPSGKGRTDYDLVSGKWSDYETHWHTGQAIWGLVESAALLNDPSLEAAAKRAGDWWISTEYQDLHPFAGLVDAAHGNRLGPLLNWTTIADGTPGLFALSRATGDPRYADSATRSGKWLWRNTRVPDSVKGGEGLFYNIFDPSRGVVVTDWNPHKQGAVYDQRVDYGSPPIEELARPNIEGFLFADMCRHTGDRLWCDRFLEQAEFALARQHANGLWMEFEPNDPKTGNVHPRFNIWNAEALLEAYALTSDNRFLDGAERTATFYRDIATKDGTIHYRLNTDGTAQRGSITGSAVAFNGILMLRLRDYGKTGFDKAINRTAKWLAANRFSPDHADPNIAGAVINTRYKTGGGKAQLIQRDVGSTFALRFMALYLRDLRGENVNAHLTGSKSP